Part of the Terrisporobacter glycolicus ATCC 14880 = DSM 1288 genome is shown below.
AAATTTATATAATCTGATTTTAGTGCATATTGATCTTTTATCATTTCATGTTTTGTATTATCTACAAAGAAATTTATCAACTTAGGCTCTATTTTATCAAAAGTCAAACTCATAGCACTTATTTTCTTTATCATCCATCCATTTTGTGCTTTTTCACTTAAATATTCTTCTAAAAATTCTGCATCTAAAATATCAAAATAATTATATTTTTTCATTTTGCTTTTCCCAATTAACATGAATCTCCCCCTATTTTCCTACTTGGTAAAATATCCTTTCTTATCAAGTATAAAAACTATAGCTATAGAAGAAATCAAAACAAAGGTAGCTATAAGTCCGGCTTCTGGCCCAAAGGATCCACCACTAATAACATCACTTCCCACTAAATTTAAATCAACAATACTAGAAACACCCACATTTAGTCCACTGACTTCAAATCCAAATATATTACCTTGAGCAAAATTCCATGCTGAATGCATACCACAAACTGCCCAAAGATCATTAGTTTTTGTAACATAAATACCATAAAAAAGTCCTACTAAAATAATATTTATTACGGCAACGTAGTTAACATCTGGATTGAATAAATGCATAAATCCAAATATGGTAGAAGAAAGAATTAATGCAAAAGCTTTATTATATCTAGCAGCTAAAACATTCATTAGCCATCCTCTAGTTACTATTTCCTCCGTTGCCCCTTGAATAATCCAACCAATTAATATGAACATTACACCACCAATTGCGGACATACCGATAGGCTGAATAGGATTTTTTTCCACTGAAATACATCCAAATAAATACAGTATTAAAACCACAATAGACATCATAACAATACCAATTATGAAACCTTTTATGTATTTTTTAAGCCAACTATCTTTGTTAAATCCAAGTGTGGAAATACTCCTTTTTTCAATATGTTTAACTCTTACAAATACTAGAAGTGATATAAATACAAATGAGCCTAATTGAATAAATAGTTCTAATATCTTTAGATATGATGATAGATTATGTGAGAAAGATAAAATTATATACAATGGAATTATACAAATTCCACCTATAATTTGACCTACAGTAATAAATAAAAAAGCCAAAATTGTTGCCCAAATAAAATTAGGCAACTTTTTACTTCCTTTGGCTAAAGTAACAAGATCTTCTTTTTTTGAATACATAATACCCCCTAAGACATTGCTATTTTGATTTGAAATTATATATTGGTTTAATTACATCAATTATATCTACTGTATCACCAACAAATTTTAAAATATCCTCTATCGGTTTATATGCCATTGGTGCTTCATCTATAGTTTCTTCACATACAGAAGTAGTCCAAATATCTTTCATAGTTTTCTCAAAGTCATTGATATTTAACTTTGCCTTTGCTTCTGTTCTACTCATAAGTCTTCCAGCTCCATGTGGTGCTGAAAAATTCCAATCTTCATTTCCTTTTCCTATGGCAAGTATACTGCCGTCTCTCATATTTATTGGGATAAGTAGCTTTTCTCCTCCATAAGATGATATGCTTCCCTTTCTTATTATATTATCTTTGAAATTTATATAATTGTGAGTTGTATGGAAGTGACTAAAATCATCAACACTTTTATTTATTAATTTATTTAAAATTATATTTGCCATAACTTCTCTATTTATCTCAGCGTACTCCTGACAAATTTTCATATCATGCAAATATTCTTCTCTATATTTTCCACTTAAAAAACACAACTCTTTAGGATATTTCGGTTTTAAGCCTTCATATTTTTTTATTAACTTTTTCAGTTCATTTTGAATTTCTTTTCTTCTTCCTTGTTCCTTAAATGTTTTAATTAATTCTTCTTTTTCTTCATAAAACTTTTCTTTACCACTACATAACTCTACTGCCAAAGTTTGATAGTATTCTGCAACTTGTTTTCCTAAATTTCTACTACCAGAATGTATTACTAAGTATTTATTTTTGTTCTTATCTTCATCAACTTCAATAAAATGGTTCCCCCCACCTAAAGTTCCTATACTTCTTTCTATCCATTTGCTTTTTTTTAGTTCTCTATAACAATATAAATCTTGTAATTTTGTAAAATTATATTTTTTACCTTCGTGAACGTCCTTACCAGAAGGTACATATTGATTAATAATATTATCTAGCTCATCTAAAGGAAAATCTATTTTCCCTAGTTCTACAGTAAACATTCCACATCCAATATCCACACCTACTATATTAGGTATGACCATGTCCCCAAGCTTAGCAGTAAATCCAATAACACATCCTGCTCCTGCATGAGCATCTGGCATTATTCTTATTTTGCCATTTTTCACAAATTCTTGGTCACAAAGTTCTTTTATTTGCTCCCTTGATTTTTCATCAATCTTATCAGCAAATATTTTAGCCGTGTTATATTTTCCCCTTACTTCTATCATCCTTATCACACCCTTTTTTATATTGTAATATTATCTTATCATTTTTATTTTTATAATTGTGAATTTTTTACAAATAAAATGCCATTGATTTTTCAATGGCAAATTTACTTATTTTATATGAAAGTATAGTTATTTAATTTAAGCTATTGCTTTAGATATTTCTTTATTATTCATTAATAATTTAATTAATATCGGTATAAATATCAATTGTATTAGCATGCCGGGTATGGCAGTAGTTAAGCCTCCAACTACATACATAATTGGATTTATTTTAGGTGCCAAAGTCAAAGATACTGCGTATGCTCCTGCAATAGCAAATAATCTTCCCACTATCATGGCAGAAATTAAAGATAAATAAATTTTATTTGTTTTACTAAATACTAATCCTGAGATTAATCCGTATCCACAAAGTTCAAAAGCCATAATTGGCATAACTGGAACTAAAGGTGGCATACCTGTTAATAATCCACTAAGCACTGGTGTAATTATTCCCACACCTGCTGCGTATATAGGTCCTAAGAAATATCCTGCTATTAAAACTGGAATATGCATTGGTAAAAACATAGGTCCTCCCATGCTAAACATGTGAAACACCATTGGTAAAACAATACCACACGCAATAAAAAATCCTGATAATATTAATTTTTTAGTTTTCATAAAATAAATCCCCCTGTTTATTAATTACAAATTTAAATAAATATAATTCCCTTGATAATTCTTTCAAGTTTTTTAATTCTTTTCTATAACTACATAGTACATATCA
Proteins encoded:
- a CDS encoding CPBP family intramembrane glutamic endopeptidase — translated: MYSKKEDLVTLAKGSKKLPNFIWATILAFLFITVGQIIGGICIIPLYIILSFSHNLSSYLKILELFIQLGSFVFISLLVFVRVKHIEKRSISTLGFNKDSWLKKYIKGFIIGIVMMSIVVLILYLFGCISVEKNPIQPIGMSAIGGVMFILIGWIIQGATEEIVTRGWLMNVLAARYNKAFALILSSTIFGFMHLFNPDVNYVAVINIILVGLFYGIYVTKTNDLWAVCGMHSAWNFAQGNIFGFEVSGLNVGVSSIVDLNLVGSDVISGGSFGPEAGLIATFVLISSIAIVFILDKKGYFTK
- a CDS encoding RtcB family protein; protein product: MIEVRGKYNTAKIFADKIDEKSREQIKELCDQEFVKNGKIRIMPDAHAGAGCVIGFTAKLGDMVIPNIVGVDIGCGMFTVELGKIDFPLDELDNIINQYVPSGKDVHEGKKYNFTKLQDLYCYRELKKSKWIERSIGTLGGGNHFIEVDEDKNKNKYLVIHSGSRNLGKQVAEYYQTLAVELCSGKEKFYEEKEELIKTFKEQGRRKEIQNELKKLIKKYEGLKPKYPKELCFLSGKYREEYLHDMKICQEYAEINREVMANIILNKLINKSVDDFSHFHTTHNYINFKDNIIRKGSISSYGGEKLLIPINMRDGSILAIGKGNEDWNFSAPHGAGRLMSRTEAKAKLNINDFEKTMKDIWTTSVCEETIDEAPMAYKPIEDILKFVGDTVDIIDVIKPIYNFKSK
- a CDS encoding ECF transporter S component, with amino-acid sequence MKTKKLILSGFFIACGIVLPMVFHMFSMGGPMFLPMHIPVLIAGYFLGPIYAAGVGIITPVLSGLLTGMPPLVPVMPIMAFELCGYGLISGLVFSKTNKIYLSLISAMIVGRLFAIAGAYAVSLTLAPKINPIMYVVGGLTTAIPGMLIQLIFIPILIKLLMNNKEISKAIA